A stretch of the Acidilobus sp. 7A genome encodes the following:
- a CDS encoding V-type ATP synthase subunit I yields the protein MLIANRLEEVLIALPNEQYDKAVASLATMGIFHVDKPPKQLAAYANRGYMHLMMESSELKAKLEGFFKVMGMTPSMVDNVKIEVSNWEGTFRGIVKAHSDLEKDLEKLSARATELTTKIAELQEIIKFLEPFKGMVSDVTAAWSGGTLRAAVGLISAKALVSAINVARRRGLLYASEAVDKETAILAVAGETNSVREAVSELTRSTGWKQLIIPPELSGSPSTAFNEVNGKLSSLNAELQEVRESIAKRLPELQEYYTSVSALSEVFKIINYSARTDTMTFIRGFVDSRDSRKLRSGLDACCGGSYIVMSLGHKRGETYVPSKIDLPGYFKWFEDIVDMYSTPSNNEIVPTLFLAITMPIIFGLMFPDIGHGLMVLLFALLYIVPRSRNLGKVIAILGAAGMITGFLAGEFFGPIPAHFVGLDAFWRSLGFKVPPLESPVATAYEMPGSNYTTILFNEILDLSFWIGAFMLIFGNLLGIADDLISHDYEDLVARRAPLTLLFLVAGLPFLVYFNAYKAGYIIELGLLGLGRGGPMGAFVLYGGLASLAWLVLGDGLYKVSVGEGFKLDPYESFLGVFEGMIMALGNTVSFLRIMGLSLAHAGLMIGFTVLTYAILTSHPTPLTIASAAVVYIIGNLLTAGLEGIVAFAHDLRLHFYEWFNKFYRGGGVPFNPIRLPNVTFVILT from the coding sequence ATGCTAATTGCAAACAGACTAGAGGAGGTACTGATAGCTCTGCCCAACGAGCAGTACGACAAGGCTGTGGCGAGCCTCGCGACTATGGGCATATTTCACGTGGATAAGCCGCCCAAGCAACTTGCGGCTTACGCTAACAGGGGTTACATGCACCTCATGATGGAGTCGTCAGAGCTTAAGGCTAAGCTTGAGGGCTTCTTCAAGGTCATGGGCATGACACCATCCATGGTAGATAACGTCAAGATTGAGGTGAGCAACTGGGAGGGCACCTTCAGGGGCATTGTGAAGGCGCACAGTGACCTTGAAAAAGACCTTGAGAAGCTGTCCGCTAGGGCCACAGAGCTAACGACAAAGATAGCCGAGCTACAGGAGATCATAAAGTTCCTGGAGCCATTTAAGGGCATGGTCTCTGACGTCACGGCTGCGTGGAGCGGGGGCACGTTGAGGGCTGCGGTGGGTCTTATAAGCGCGAAGGCCCTCGTCAGCGCCATTAATGTGGCTAGGAGGAGGGGGCTGCTTTACGCCTCTGAGGCCGTTGATAAGGAGACTGCAATACTTGCTGTGGCTGGCGAGACTAATAGCGTCAGGGAAGCAGTCTCTGAGCTCACGAGAAGCACTGGCTGGAAGCAGCTCATAATACCGCCCGAACTGAGCGGCAGCCCCTCGACAGCGTTTAATGAAGTCAACGGCAAGCTCTCAAGCTTAAACGCTGAGCTCCAAGAGGTAAGGGAAAGCATAGCGAAGAGGCTGCCGGAGCTCCAGGAGTACTACACATCTGTCTCAGCTCTTTCAGAGGTCTTTAAAATAATAAATTACTCGGCGAGAACCGACACGATGACCTTTATTCGTGGTTTCGTTGACTCCAGGGACTCAAGGAAACTGAGGAGCGGCCTCGACGCCTGCTGCGGCGGCTCATACATAGTTATGAGCCTAGGCCACAAGAGGGGTGAAACATATGTCCCCTCAAAAATAGACCTGCCCGGCTACTTCAAGTGGTTTGAGGACATAGTCGACATGTACAGCACTCCCTCTAACAATGAGATAGTGCCCACGCTGTTCCTGGCCATAACAATGCCCATAATATTTGGCCTCATGTTCCCCGACATAGGTCATGGGCTTATGGTCCTGCTATTTGCACTTCTCTACATAGTGCCGAGGAGCAGGAACCTAGGTAAGGTGATTGCAATCCTTGGGGCGGCCGGCATGATAACGGGTTTCCTGGCTGGTGAGTTCTTCGGCCCAATACCAGCTCACTTCGTCGGCCTTGACGCCTTCTGGCGCTCGCTTGGCTTTAAGGTGCCGCCCCTTGAGTCCCCAGTGGCAACAGCGTATGAGATGCCAGGCAGCAATTACACCACTATACTCTTCAACGAGATCCTCGACCTCTCATTCTGGATAGGTGCATTCATGTTGATCTTCGGCAACCTGCTTGGAATTGCCGACGACCTTATAAGCCATGACTATGAGGACCTAGTCGCGAGGAGGGCCCCGCTGACGCTGCTGTTCCTCGTTGCAGGCTTACCATTCTTAGTGTACTTCAACGCATATAAGGCTGGCTATATTATAGAGCTTGGGCTCCTCGGCCTCGGCCGCGGCGGCCCGATGGGTGCATTCGTACTTTATGGCGGCTTAGCGTCACTGGCATGGCTTGTGCTGGGCGACGGCCTCTACAAGGTATCTGTGGGCGAGGGCTTCAAGCTTGACCCATATGAGAGCTTCCTTGGGGTCTTTGAAGGTATGATAATGGCCCTCGGCAACACCGTAAGCTTCCTCAGGATAATGGGCCTTAGCCTCGCGCACGCAGGTCTAATGATAGGGTTCACTGTGCTGACCTATGCTATCCTGACCTCCCACCCGACGCCGCTAACCATAGCGTCTGCGGCGGTAGTTTACATTATAGGAAACCTGCTCACGGCTGGGCTTGAGGGCATAGTGGCATTCGCGCATGACCTGAGGCTTCACTTCTACGAGTGGTTCAACAAGTTCTACAGGGGTGGCGGTGTGCCGTTTAACCCAATAAGGCTTCCAAACGTCACCTTTGTAATCCTCACCTGA
- a CDS encoding (Fe-S)-binding protein, translating into MLERLAALRPGALQGLVRPERRDLEESEKILRSIVNALRSSGVRFSYDPRVSDMYSGALILDYGVADELKEHAKRVSEAIEAGGYETVITVDPHTTLTLMSYRQLVGLKVNVVNYLELVRPLKRVRLTATVHDSCIYARDLNLWGKARELLKGSGVSVVEPRNYGPKTFCCGGPVESLSPGLANAIAKRRVAELREAADVAITMCPICLSNLRRAGGNVIDLSVVIGGDAEGQ; encoded by the coding sequence GTGCTGGAGAGGCTGGCAGCGCTGAGGCCAGGGGCCCTTCAGGGCCTTGTGAGGCCGGAGAGGCGGGATCTGGAGGAGTCGGAGAAGATACTGAGATCCATAGTCAACGCCCTCAGGAGCTCAGGGGTCAGGTTCTCCTACGACCCCCGCGTCTCAGACATGTACAGCGGGGCGCTTATCCTAGACTACGGCGTGGCGGATGAGCTTAAGGAGCACGCAAAAAGGGTCTCAGAGGCTATAGAGGCGGGCGGCTACGAGACAGTAATAACCGTGGACCCTCACACGACCCTGACCCTCATGAGTTATAGACAGCTGGTAGGCCTCAAGGTGAATGTCGTCAACTACCTTGAGCTAGTGAGGCCTCTTAAGAGGGTTAGGCTTACGGCGACGGTCCATGACTCGTGCATCTACGCCAGGGACCTGAACCTGTGGGGCAAGGCAAGGGAGCTGCTCAAGGGGTCTGGGGTGAGCGTAGTTGAGCCGAGGAACTATGGTCCAAAGACTTTCTGCTGCGGCGGGCCCGTTGAGTCGCTTTCGCCAGGCCTAGCCAATGCCATAGCTAAGAGGAGGGTCGCCGAGCTCAGGGAGGCAGCAGACGTTGCAATAACCATGTGCCCGATCTGCCTGAGCAACCTGAGGAGGGCTGGAGGAAACGTAATTGACTTATCAGTTGTAATAGGCGGTGACGCTGAAGGTCAGTAA
- a CDS encoding adenosylcobalamin-dependent ribonucleoside-diphosphate reductase translates to MSSSARQLELIKASLTRPEAEEEAKKLLLSDIYAEVSHAYSGRAPNGGALAELPGCVKSLCEDDMKFTYNAIRVLMSRYMTKDLRGRFVETPSMVMKRVALGFRERVDPEEIYRAMIDGRFMFNSPTLFNMYSDGARGALSACYVTPVHDDMRGIMDGLTVQAMTFKYGGGQGFSFSELRPRGDVVAGTSGVASGPLSFMRLYDIATDVVKQGGKRRGANMGILHDWHPDLYNPDYDPWRALASTLPPQVVAILEQYRRTLEQLEDDGYYEVERATLEALSRLTQGGGSPEDAGFIQAKRAPMQDVFLTNFNISVGVHDAFMKAIINDEEWWMVNPRYSDRGDGLYRLHYAVSAATGEGRTLKLLKEGKVSTPYLNVLEEVVKEALSKVPEDVDTSRKNPHAWHYPARRLWEEIVRGAWEGGDPGLFLIDNHNKWIPTPWLGAVSATNPCGEEPLYPYESCNLGSLSLDKYVRGSRFDIEAFARDVDLAIDGLDAVIDFNRQPDQRQDLVNRFTRKVGLGIMGLANALVKLDMPYDSEEAVAFTMASMALLEAEAWKRSWELGAKLGHAPAYECAEFDWSSLKCVRQARPEDTVELLTPALLKASEVLSIKDSWVTIKYHDINLSDYIMGQLEGETARRVERDGSVKLLRLESLEKVLMEVFGVARETLAEAERMRPEELARSPRHLLAMAIYDPAGLWESLKAYGRSIGARAPRHTAINTTAPTGTISIIAGTSSGVEPYFALVYLRKVTIGELWEVVKEFRDRLYGALESVGAPVELGERILEAISRHKGSIRWAMEDVEKVVREAQMQEVNGVLVRAKWDAEKLIAELRELAKLFATSMDFDVWYHIAHQAAAQVYTDQAISKTVNLPKDADVSAVATAYVAAWLTGLKGVTVYRDESKGVQVIYFGGQRRELSKVPLRLVKKPTMRMALVKRYMAAGEASADSRLGDLFKVKKDSNVVEVEADENSTCKTCNL, encoded by the coding sequence ATGAGCAGCAGCGCTAGGCAGCTTGAGCTCATCAAGGCCTCGCTGACGAGACCTGAGGCTGAGGAGGAGGCTAAGAAACTCCTTCTCTCAGATATTTACGCCGAGGTTTCTCATGCCTACAGTGGGCGCGCCCCGAATGGGGGTGCCTTGGCTGAGCTGCCAGGCTGTGTGAAGAGCCTGTGCGAGGATGACATGAAGTTCACGTATAATGCCATAAGGGTCCTCATGAGCAGGTACATGACAAAGGACCTGAGAGGAAGGTTCGTAGAGACACCATCAATGGTAATGAAGAGGGTGGCCCTGGGGTTCAGGGAGAGGGTCGACCCCGAGGAGATTTATAGGGCCATGATTGATGGCCGCTTCATGTTCAACAGCCCAACGCTCTTCAACATGTACTCCGACGGCGCCAGGGGTGCTTTAAGCGCGTGCTACGTCACGCCAGTGCATGATGACATGAGGGGCATAATGGACGGCCTAACAGTTCAGGCGATGACATTTAAGTACGGCGGAGGACAGGGCTTCAGCTTCAGCGAGCTGAGGCCAAGAGGGGATGTAGTTGCTGGAACTAGCGGCGTGGCCAGCGGCCCGCTGAGCTTCATGAGGCTCTATGACATAGCTACAGACGTCGTTAAGCAGGGCGGCAAGAGGAGGGGCGCTAACATGGGCATCCTCCACGACTGGCACCCCGACCTCTACAACCCTGACTACGACCCCTGGAGGGCCTTGGCCTCAACTCTGCCGCCGCAGGTCGTTGCGATATTAGAGCAGTACAGGAGGACCCTGGAGCAGCTCGAGGACGACGGTTACTACGAGGTTGAGAGGGCGACGCTGGAGGCCCTCTCAAGGCTAACTCAGGGCGGTGGAAGCCCTGAAGACGCCGGCTTCATTCAGGCCAAGAGGGCCCCGATGCAGGATGTCTTCCTGACTAACTTCAACATAAGTGTAGGGGTCCATGACGCGTTCATGAAGGCGATAATAAATGATGAGGAGTGGTGGATGGTCAACCCAAGGTACAGCGACAGGGGCGACGGCCTCTACAGGCTGCACTACGCAGTCTCCGCTGCAACGGGCGAGGGGAGAACTCTCAAGCTCCTTAAGGAGGGTAAGGTTAGCACCCCATACCTCAACGTACTCGAGGAGGTCGTTAAAGAGGCGCTCTCAAAGGTCCCGGAGGACGTCGACACCTCAAGGAAGAACCCGCACGCCTGGCACTACCCAGCCAGGAGGCTGTGGGAGGAGATAGTTAGAGGGGCCTGGGAGGGGGGCGACCCAGGCCTCTTCTTAATCGACAACCACAACAAGTGGATCCCAACGCCATGGCTTGGCGCGGTCTCAGCGACCAACCCCTGCGGCGAGGAGCCCCTGTACCCATATGAGAGCTGCAACCTCGGCTCCCTTAGCCTTGATAAGTACGTGAGGGGCAGCAGGTTTGACATTGAGGCCTTCGCAAGGGACGTTGACCTTGCCATTGATGGACTTGACGCCGTCATAGACTTCAACAGGCAGCCCGACCAGAGGCAGGACTTGGTCAACAGGTTCACCAGGAAAGTTGGGCTCGGCATAATGGGGCTAGCCAACGCGCTTGTCAAGCTTGACATGCCTTATGACAGCGAGGAGGCTGTAGCCTTTACGATGGCCTCCATGGCACTGCTTGAGGCCGAGGCCTGGAAGAGGAGCTGGGAGCTTGGCGCCAAGCTCGGCCATGCTCCAGCATATGAGTGCGCGGAGTTCGACTGGTCAAGCCTTAAGTGCGTGAGGCAGGCGAGGCCTGAGGACACCGTGGAGCTACTGACGCCAGCGCTGCTGAAGGCCTCTGAGGTGCTGAGCATCAAGGACAGTTGGGTGACGATAAAGTATCATGATATCAACCTCAGCGACTACATTATGGGGCAGCTTGAGGGCGAGACCGCAAGGAGGGTTGAGCGTGACGGCTCCGTTAAGCTTCTGAGGCTTGAGAGCCTAGAGAAGGTGCTCATGGAGGTCTTCGGCGTCGCTAGGGAGACACTTGCCGAGGCTGAAAGGATGAGGCCTGAGGAGCTGGCCAGGAGCCCTAGGCACCTCCTGGCCATGGCTATCTACGACCCCGCAGGTCTTTGGGAGTCATTGAAGGCCTACGGTAGGTCAATAGGCGCGAGGGCCCCGAGGCACACAGCTATTAACACGACTGCGCCAACCGGCACTATCTCAATTATAGCTGGCACTAGCAGCGGCGTAGAGCCTTACTTCGCGCTGGTATATCTAAGGAAGGTCACCATAGGGGAGCTATGGGAGGTTGTGAAGGAGTTCAGGGACAGGCTCTATGGGGCCCTGGAGAGCGTCGGGGCCCCAGTTGAGCTGGGCGAGAGAATACTTGAGGCCATATCAAGGCACAAGGGCAGCATCAGGTGGGCCATGGAGGACGTTGAGAAGGTCGTGAGGGAGGCACAGATGCAGGAGGTTAATGGGGTGCTGGTCAGGGCTAAGTGGGACGCTGAGAAGCTCATAGCTGAGCTAAGGGAGCTTGCAAAACTCTTCGCTACGAGCATGGACTTTGACGTGTGGTACCACATAGCCCACCAGGCGGCCGCCCAGGTCTACACCGACCAGGCTATAAGTAAGACTGTCAACCTGCCAAAGGATGCGGACGTCAGCGCAGTGGCCACGGCCTACGTGGCAGCGTGGCTGACGGGCCTCAAGGGGGTCACGGTGTACAGGGACGAGAGCAAGGGGGTACAGGTCATATACTTCGGGGGGCAG
- a CDS encoding (Fe-S)-binding protein produces MAEELLREAQKCVYCGFCESVCPTMPFGPHRGYGPRGRVTVLRELLEGTVKLSDEVISSFYSCLLCNACSTVCPARIRVGDLMRSARLLLWGDMLTSEAAVRTR; encoded by the coding sequence TTGGCTGAGGAGCTCCTCAGGGAGGCACAAAAGTGCGTCTACTGCGGCTTCTGCGAGAGCGTCTGTCCAACTATGCCGTTTGGACCACACAGAGGCTATGGGCCGAGGGGCAGGGTAACTGTGCTAAGGGAGCTCCTAGAGGGGACCGTAAAGCTAAGCGATGAGGTCATCTCAAGCTTTTATAGCTGCCTCCTCTGCAACGCGTGCTCAACGGTCTGCCCGGCCAGGATAAGGGTTGGGGACCTTATGAGGTCCGCGAGACTTCTCCTATGGGGTGATATGCTAACGTCTGAGGCGGCGGTGAGGACAAGGTGA
- a CDS encoding V-type ATP synthase subunit F: protein MPEVESGETGVVVIGDRLTLPLFRMTGMKTIEASDQRSAEEALRQAASDGYRIAIVLKHIVSDEDSIRKVAARLNITLLVLPTKWSKPTPFNVEKLLAEALGLG, encoded by the coding sequence ATGCCGGAAGTGGAGAGCGGCGAGACGGGAGTAGTCGTCATAGGCGATAGGCTGACGCTGCCACTCTTCAGGATGACTGGCATGAAGACAATAGAGGCCAGCGACCAGAGGAGCGCTGAGGAGGCTCTGCGACAAGCCGCTAGCGACGGCTATAGGATAGCCATAGTCCTAAAACACATAGTATCAGACGAGGACTCTATAAGGAAGGTGGCGGCCCGGCTCAATATAACGCTCCTGGTGCTTCCAACCAAGTGGTCAAAGCCTACCCCGTTCAACGTGGAAAAGCTGCTCGCCGAGGCCTTAGGCCTTGGCTAA
- a CDS encoding radical SAM protein gives MESQGYDPLERAEAVRRLVTMEVNGVEYRAYYRFRADRWYGGIATGDVIGCDLSCAFCWSWRFRDNASLGKMLSPQQAFNSIYSIARSNGFGQVRLSGAEPTISRRHLLDLISLFEEKGLAFVLETNGLIIGGDQNFARELAKHDNVVVRVSFKGVTKEEFHRLTGARASFFELQFKALENLVAAGLEPGREVYAAAMIGFSDDESIREFVSRLAEIDRRLTDVDWEYVILYRHVEEQLRRLGLRPKRAVTPNGVPPSMI, from the coding sequence TTGGAGAGCCAGGGCTACGACCCGCTCGAGAGGGCCGAGGCCGTGAGGAGACTCGTGACAATGGAGGTTAACGGCGTTGAATATAGGGCCTACTACAGGTTCAGGGCTGACAGGTGGTACGGCGGCATAGCAACTGGCGACGTCATCGGCTGCGACCTCTCCTGCGCCTTCTGCTGGAGCTGGAGGTTCAGGGACAACGCCTCGCTCGGAAAAATGCTGTCGCCGCAGCAGGCCTTTAACAGCATCTATTCAATAGCCAGGTCAAATGGCTTCGGCCAGGTCAGGCTGAGCGGCGCTGAGCCCACCATAAGCAGAAGGCACCTGCTCGACCTCATCAGCCTCTTCGAGGAGAAGGGGTTAGCTTTCGTGCTTGAGACCAACGGCCTCATCATAGGCGGTGACCAAAACTTTGCAAGGGAGCTGGCCAAGCATGACAATGTAGTTGTCAGAGTCTCCTTCAAAGGAGTGACCAAGGAGGAGTTCCACAGGCTGACGGGAGCAAGAGCCAGTTTCTTTGAGCTCCAGTTCAAGGCCCTTGAGAACCTGGTAGCTGCAGGCCTTGAGCCCGGCAGGGAGGTCTATGCGGCCGCCATGATAGGCTTCAGCGACGATGAGTCCATAAGGGAGTTCGTCTCAAGGCTGGCCGAGATAGACAGGAGGCTCACCGACGTCGACTGGGAGTACGTCATACTTTACAGGCACGTTGAAGAGCAGCTCAGGAGGCTGGGCCTGCGACCTAAGAGGGCCGTGACGCCTAACGGCGTGCCGCCCTCCATGATATAG